Proteins co-encoded in one Pseudomonas fluorescens genomic window:
- a CDS encoding carbon-nitrogen hydrolase family protein — MSLAVIQMVSQSDVLANLRDARRLLEQAANAGAKLAVLPENFAAMGRRDIADIGRAEALGEGPILPWLKQTARDLKLWIVAGTLPLPPVGQPEAKSHACSLLVDDQGEFVARYDKLHLFDVDVADNRGRYRESDDYAYGSGVVLADTPVGRLGLTVCYDLRFPELYSELRAAGAELITAPSAFTAVTGAAHWDVLIRARAIETQCYVLAAAQGGTHPGPRETFGHGAIVDPWGRVLAQQEQGEAVLLAERDSDEQASIRARMPVTNHRRFFSQGAQRPASEHEFKA, encoded by the coding sequence ATGTCTTTAGCGGTGATTCAAATGGTCAGCCAGAGCGATGTGCTGGCCAATCTGCGCGATGCCCGACGTTTGCTCGAACAAGCGGCCAACGCTGGCGCGAAGCTGGCGGTACTGCCGGAAAACTTCGCCGCCATGGGCCGTCGCGACATCGCCGATATCGGCCGCGCCGAAGCCCTCGGTGAAGGCCCGATCCTGCCGTGGTTGAAACAGACCGCCCGCGACCTCAAGTTATGGATAGTGGCCGGCACCTTGCCGTTGCCGCCCGTGGGGCAGCCCGAAGCCAAGTCTCATGCCTGCTCGTTGTTGGTAGACGATCAGGGCGAATTTGTTGCCCGCTATGACAAGTTGCACCTGTTCGATGTGGACGTGGCGGACAATCGCGGCCGTTACCGCGAATCCGATGACTATGCTTACGGCAGTGGTGTGGTCTTGGCGGATACCCCGGTCGGCCGGCTCGGCCTGACGGTGTGTTACGACCTGCGTTTCCCGGAGTTGTACAGTGAGCTGCGGGCTGCCGGGGCTGAGCTGATTACCGCGCCGTCGGCTTTCACCGCTGTGACAGGGGCGGCGCACTGGGATGTGTTGATTCGCGCACGGGCTATTGAAACCCAGTGCTATGTGCTGGCGGCCGCTCAAGGCGGGACACATCCAGGGCCGCGGGAAACCTTTGGCCACGGGGCGATTGTCGATCCGTGGGGGCGCGTGCTGGCGCAGCAGGAACAAGGCGAAGCCGTGTTGCTGGCCGAGCGTGACAGTGACGAACAGGCGTCCATCCGGGCGCGCATGCCGGTGACGAATCATCGGCGGTTTTTTTCGCAGGGCGCCCAGCGACCTGCTTCAGAACACGAATTTAAGGCGTAA
- the tldD gene encoding metalloprotease TldD: MSELLSSVSDHLLAPGGVTIESLQGVLGDLAGPGIDAADLYFQGQISESWSLEDGIVKEGSFNLDQGVGVRAQSGEKTGFAYSNAITLEALGAAARAARSISRAGQNGTVQAFSTQDVAQLYAPDNPLEVLSRAEKVELLKRIDVATRALDPRIQQVSVSMAGVWERILVASTDGGLAADVRPLVRFNVSVIVEQNGRRERGGHGGGGRTDYRYFLAEDRAMGYAREALRQALVNLEAIPAPAGTLPVVLGSGWSGVLLHEAVGHGLEGDFNRKGSSAYSGRMGEMVASKLCTIVDDGTLAGRRGSLSVDDEGTPTECTTLIENGVLKGYMQDKLNARLMGVARTGNGRRESYAHLPMPRMTNTYMLGGQSDPAEIIASVKKGIYCANLGGGQVDITSGKFVFSTSEAYLIEDGKITAPVKGATLIGNGPEAMSRVSMVGNDLALDSGVGTCGKDGQSVPVGVGQPTLKIDAITVGGTGA; encoded by the coding sequence ATGAGCGAGTTGTTGTCCTCAGTCAGTGATCACCTGTTGGCGCCCGGCGGCGTGACGATCGAGAGCCTGCAAGGCGTGCTCGGTGATCTGGCGGGTCCAGGCATCGATGCGGCCGACCTGTATTTCCAGGGGCAGATTTCCGAGTCCTGGTCGCTGGAAGACGGCATCGTCAAGGAAGGCAGTTTCAACCTCGACCAGGGTGTCGGCGTGCGGGCCCAGTCCGGGGAGAAAACCGGTTTTGCCTACAGCAACGCGATCACCCTCGAAGCGCTCGGCGCGGCGGCCCGTGCGGCTCGTTCGATTTCTCGCGCCGGGCAGAACGGAACGGTGCAGGCGTTCAGCACCCAGGACGTCGCCCAGTTGTATGCGCCGGACAACCCGTTGGAAGTGCTGAGCCGCGCTGAAAAAGTTGAACTGCTCAAGCGCATCGACGTGGCGACTCGCGCCCTCGACCCGCGTATCCAACAGGTCAGCGTGAGCATGGCCGGGGTCTGGGAGCGGATTCTGGTGGCTTCAACCGATGGCGGTCTGGCTGCCGACGTGCGGCCGCTGGTGCGTTTCAACGTCAGTGTGATCGTCGAGCAGAATGGCCGTCGCGAGCGCGGCGGACACGGCGGTGGCGGGCGTACCGACTACCGTTATTTCCTCGCCGAAGACCGCGCCATGGGCTATGCCCGTGAAGCGTTGCGCCAGGCGCTGGTGAATCTGGAAGCGATTCCGGCACCGGCCGGCACCTTGCCGGTGGTTCTGGGGTCGGGCTGGTCCGGTGTGCTGCTGCACGAAGCGGTCGGCCATGGTCTGGAAGGCGATTTCAATCGCAAGGGCAGTTCGGCCTACAGCGGTCGCATGGGCGAAATGGTTGCATCCAAACTTTGCACCATCGTCGATGACGGCACGTTGGCCGGTCGTCGTGGTTCCCTGAGCGTCGACGACGAAGGTACCCCGACCGAGTGCACTACGCTGATCGAAAACGGCGTGCTCAAGGGCTACATGCAGGACAAGCTCAATGCGCGCCTGATGGGCGTAGCCCGCACGGGCAACGGTCGCCGCGAATCCTACGCGCACCTGCCGATGCCGCGGATGACCAATACCTACATGCTCGGCGGCCAGAGCGATCCGGCGGAAATCATCGCGTCGGTGAAGAAAGGCATCTACTGCGCCAACCTCGGTGGCGGTCAGGTCGACATCACCAGCGGCAAGTTCGTGTTTTCCACCAGCGAGGCTTACCTGATCGAGGACGGCAAGATCACCGCGCCGGTCAAAGGCGCGACGTTGATCGGCAATGGTCCGGAAGCGATGAGCCGGGTGTCGATGGTCGGTAACGATCTGGCGCTGGACAGCGGTGTGGGCACATGCGGCAAGGACGGGCAGTCGGTGCCGGTGGGTGTCGGTCAGCCGACCCTGAAAATCGATGCGATCACCGTGGGTGGCACGGGCGCATAA